A window from Pseudomonas campi encodes these proteins:
- the hutH gene encoding histidine ammonia-lyase has product MTALNLHPGQLTLADLRAAYQAPVHLTLDAAAYPAIDASVACVNQIIAEGRTAYGINTGFGLLASTRIANDDLEKLQRSLVLSHAAGIGEPLSDAMVRLILLLKVNSLARGFSGIRRKVIEALIALINAEVYPHIPLKGSVGASGDLAPLAHMSLVLLGESQARHKGEWLPATEALAIAGLEPMTLAAKEGLALLNGTQVSTAYALRGLFEAEDLFAAASVCGALTVEAALGSRAPFDARIHAARGQRGQIDAAATYRHLLGASSEVGRSHAACDKVQDPYSLRCQPQVMGACLTQLRQAAEVLAVEANAVSDNPLVFAAEGEVISGGNFHAEPVAMAADNIALAIAEIGALAERRISLMMDKHMSQLPPFLVANGGVNSGFMIAQVTAAALASENKALAHPHSVDSLPTSANQEDHVSMAPAAGKRLWEMAANTRGVLAVEWLGACQGLDFRAGLHSSPALEQARQLLRAKVPYYVEDRFFAPDIALADALLAERVLTPLLPAGLLPSGLLLG; this is encoded by the coding sequence GTGACTGCTCTGAATCTGCACCCTGGCCAGTTGACCCTGGCCGACCTGCGCGCCGCCTACCAGGCCCCCGTGCACCTGACGCTGGACGCCGCGGCCTACCCGGCCATCGACGCCAGCGTCGCCTGTGTCAACCAGATCATCGCCGAGGGCCGCACCGCCTACGGCATCAACACCGGTTTCGGCCTGCTGGCCTCGACTCGCATCGCCAACGACGACCTGGAAAAACTGCAGCGCTCGCTGGTGCTGTCGCACGCCGCCGGCATCGGCGAGCCGTTGAGTGACGCCATGGTGCGGTTGATCCTGCTGCTCAAGGTCAACAGCCTGGCGCGCGGCTTCTCCGGCATTCGGCGCAAGGTGATCGAGGCGCTGATCGCCCTGATCAACGCCGAGGTCTATCCGCACATTCCGCTCAAGGGCTCGGTCGGTGCCTCCGGCGACCTGGCGCCGCTGGCGCATATGTCGCTCGTTCTTTTGGGAGAAAGCCAAGCTCGACACAAGGGTGAATGGCTGCCGGCCACCGAGGCGCTGGCCATCGCCGGTCTGGAACCCATGACCCTGGCCGCCAAGGAGGGCCTGGCCCTGCTCAACGGCACCCAGGTCTCCACCGCCTACGCCCTGCGCGGGCTGTTCGAGGCCGAGGACCTGTTCGCCGCCGCCAGCGTCTGCGGTGCCCTCACCGTGGAGGCCGCGCTGGGGTCACGGGCGCCTTTCGACGCGCGCATCCATGCTGCCCGTGGCCAGCGCGGGCAAATCGACGCGGCCGCTACCTACCGTCATCTGCTCGGTGCCAGCAGCGAAGTCGGCCGTTCCCACGCGGCCTGCGACAAGGTGCAGGACCCGTACTCGCTGCGCTGCCAGCCGCAGGTGATGGGCGCCTGCCTGACCCAGTTGCGCCAGGCCGCCGAGGTGCTGGCGGTGGAGGCCAACGCGGTGTCGGACAACCCGCTGGTGTTCGCCGCCGAAGGCGAGGTGATTTCCGGCGGCAACTTCCACGCCGAGCCGGTGGCCATGGCCGCCGACAATATCGCCCTGGCCATCGCCGAGATCGGTGCGCTGGCCGAGCGGCGCATTTCGCTGATGATGGACAAGCATATGTCGCAGCTGCCGCCGTTCCTGGTGGCCAATGGCGGGGTGAACTCCGGCTTTATGATCGCCCAGGTCACGGCTGCCGCCCTGGCCAGCGAGAACAAGGCTTTGGCCCACCCGCACAGTGTCGACAGCCTGCCCACTTCGGCCAACCAGGAAGACCACGTGTCGATGGCTCCGGCCGCCGGCAAGCGCCTGTGGGAAATGGCCGCCAACACCCGTGGTGTGCTCGCCGTGGAATGGCTGGGTGCCTGCCAGGGCCTCGACTTCCGCGCCGGTCTGCACAGCTCGCCAGCCCTGGAGCAGGCACGCCAGCTGCTGCGGGCCAAGGTGCCGTACTACGTCGAGGACCGCTTCTTCGCCCCCGACATCGCCCTGGCCGACGCGCTGCTCGCCGAACGGGTGCTGACCCCGTTGCTGCCGGCGGGGCTGCTGCCTTCCGGGCTACTTCTGGGTTGA
- a CDS encoding LysR family transcriptional regulator has protein sequence MDIKQLKFLVALDETRHFGQAAARCHVTQPTLSMRLRNLEEELGLELVQRGQRFEGFTEAGQRVLAWARSLLAAEDGLYAEAAACRGQLVGTLRLGVVPLGGFDPMRLVSLFAEEHPGLRFQLFALSSEQILERLGRNQLDLGLSYLERLDRQHFSSLELAETRMGLLHDRRHFCFEQAQLSWEELSELPLGLLSAGMHFRQSIDHSFRSRGLTPQPRLESDAVHQLLQAVNAGLCCAIMPLASGLEELNQHLALTPIVDAHTLAPLGLILRNSAPRSALAEACFAEAQRLLAESPQP, from the coding sequence ATGGATATCAAACAGCTCAAGTTCCTCGTCGCCCTCGATGAAACCCGCCACTTCGGCCAGGCCGCAGCGCGTTGCCATGTGACCCAGCCAACCCTGTCCATGCGCCTGCGCAATCTGGAAGAAGAGCTCGGCCTGGAGCTGGTGCAGCGCGGCCAGCGTTTCGAGGGTTTCACCGAGGCCGGCCAGCGCGTGCTGGCCTGGGCGCGCAGCCTGCTGGCGGCCGAGGATGGCCTGTATGCCGAGGCGGCTGCCTGCCGTGGACAGCTGGTCGGCACCCTGCGCCTGGGCGTGGTGCCGCTCGGCGGCTTCGACCCGATGCGCCTGGTCAGCCTGTTCGCCGAGGAGCATCCGGGGCTGCGCTTCCAGCTGTTCGCCCTGAGCAGCGAGCAGATCCTCGAACGCCTCGGGCGCAACCAGCTCGATCTCGGCCTGTCCTATCTGGAGCGCCTGGACCGCCAGCATTTCAGCAGCCTGGAGCTGGCCGAGACACGCATGGGCCTGCTGCATGATCGGCGACATTTCTGCTTCGAACAGGCGCAATTGAGCTGGGAAGAGCTGAGCGAACTACCGCTCGGCCTGCTCTCGGCCGGCATGCACTTTCGCCAGTCGATCGACCACAGCTTCCGCAGCCGCGGCCTGACCCCACAGCCGCGCCTGGAAAGCGACGCCGTGCACCAGCTGCTGCAGGCGGTGAACGCCGGCCTGTGCTGCGCGATCATGCCGCTGGCCAGTGGCCTGGAAGAGCTCAACCAGCACCTGGCCCTGACGCCCATCGTCGACGCCCACACCCTCGCCCCACTCGGCCTGATCCTGCGCAACAGCGCACCCCGCTCGGCACTGGCCGAAGCCTGCTTCGCCGAGGCGCAGCGCTTGCTGGCCGAATCGCCGCAACCGTAG
- the hutU gene encoding urocanate hydratase: protein MTKFRDIEIRAPRGNKLTAKSWLTEAPLRMLMNNLDPDVAENPKELVVYGGIGRAARNWECYDKIVESLTNLNDDETLLVQSGKPVGVFKTHSNAPRVLIANSNLVPHWASWEHFNELDAKGLAMYGQMTAGSWIYIGSQGIVQGTYETFVEAGRQHYNGNLKGRWVLTAGLGGMGGAQPLAATLAGACSLSIECQQTSIDFRLRSRYVDEQATDLDDALARIAKYTAAGKAISIALLGNAAEIFPELVKRGVRPDMVTDQTSAHDPLNGYLPIGWSWAQYRDRAQTDPAAVVKAAKQSMAVHVQAMLDFQQMGVPTFDYGNNIRQMAKEEGVANAFDFPGFVPAYIRPLFCRGVGPFRWAALSGNAEDIYKTDAKVKQLIPDDAHLHRWLDMARERIAFQGLPARICWVGLGLRAKLGLAFNEMVRSGELSAPIVIGRDHLDSGSVSSPNRETEAMMDGSDAVSDWPLLNALLNTASGATWVSLHHGGGVGMGFSQHSGMVIVCDGTDEAAARIARVLTNDPGTGVMRHADAGYQIAIDCAREQGLNLPMIGKGE from the coding sequence ATGACCAAGTTCCGCGATATCGAAATCCGTGCCCCGCGCGGCAATAAGCTGACCGCCAAGAGCTGGCTGACCGAAGCGCCGCTGCGCATGCTGATGAACAACCTCGACCCGGACGTGGCCGAGAACCCCAAGGAGCTGGTGGTGTACGGCGGCATTGGCCGCGCCGCGCGCAACTGGGAGTGCTACGACAAGATCGTCGAGAGCCTGACCAACCTGAACGACGACGAGACCCTGCTGGTGCAATCCGGCAAGCCGGTCGGCGTGTTCAAGACCCACAGCAATGCGCCGCGCGTGCTGATCGCCAACTCCAACCTGGTGCCGCACTGGGCCAGCTGGGAACACTTCAACGAGCTGGATGCCAAGGGCCTGGCCATGTACGGGCAGATGACCGCCGGCAGCTGGATCTACATCGGCAGCCAGGGCATCGTCCAGGGCACCTACGAGACCTTCGTCGAGGCCGGGCGCCAGCACTACAACGGCAACCTCAAGGGTCGCTGGGTGTTGACCGCCGGGTTGGGCGGCATGGGCGGCGCCCAGCCGCTGGCCGCGACCCTGGCCGGTGCCTGCTCGCTGAGCATCGAATGCCAGCAGACCAGCATCGACTTCCGTCTGCGCAGTCGCTACGTGGATGAGCAGGCCACCGACCTCGACGACGCCCTGGCGCGCATCGCCAAGTACACCGCAGCAGGCAAGGCCATCTCCATCGCCCTGCTGGGCAACGCCGCCGAGATCTTCCCGGAACTGGTCAAGCGCGGAGTGCGCCCGGACATGGTCACCGACCAGACCAGCGCCCACGACCCGCTCAATGGCTACCTGCCAATCGGCTGGAGCTGGGCGCAGTACCGCGACCGCGCACAGACCGACCCGGCCGCCGTGGTCAAGGCCGCCAAGCAGTCCATGGCCGTGCATGTGCAGGCCATGCTCGACTTCCAGCAGATGGGCGTGCCGACCTTCGACTACGGCAACAACATCCGCCAGATGGCCAAGGAGGAGGGCGTGGCCAACGCCTTCGATTTCCCCGGCTTCGTCCCGGCCTATATCCGCCCGCTGTTCTGCCGCGGTGTCGGCCCGTTCCGCTGGGCGGCGCTGTCCGGCAACGCCGAGGACATCTACAAGACCGACGCCAAGGTCAAGCAACTGATCCCCGACGACGCCCACCTGCACCGCTGGCTGGACATGGCCCGCGAGCGCATCGCCTTCCAGGGCCTGCCGGCGCGTATCTGTTGGGTCGGCCTGGGCCTGCGCGCCAAACTCGGCCTGGCCTTCAACGAGATGGTGCGTAGTGGAGAACTGTCGGCGCCTATCGTCATCGGTCGCGACCATCTGGATAGCGGTTCGGTGTCCAGCCCCAACCGCGAGACCGAAGCGATGATGGATGGCTCCGACGCCGTGTCCGACTGGCCGCTGCTCAATGCCCTGCTGAATACCGCCAGCGGCGCCACCTGGGTCTCGCTGCACCATGGCGGCGGGGTGGGCATGGGCTTCTCCCAGCATTCCGGTATGGTCATCGTCTGTGATGGCACCGACGAGGCCGCCGCGCGCATTGCCCGCGTGCTGACCAACGACCCGGGCACCGGGGTGATGCGCCACGCCGATGCCGGTTACCAGATCGCCATCGATTGCGCCCGCGAGCAGGGGCTGAACCTGCCGATGATTGGTAAAGGAGAGTGA
- a CDS encoding YjiH family protein — protein sequence MSEQLTALASVSRGRALARLLGYSLIGLLLFFVPFDIGGRSTILIDHAASALQLHARPLVIGLALLFMFYGALAPWFDGSWRRSLTHKVFSVLKVFGLLIGVAYLLQLGPQALYQPGMLPFLFDKLVLSLALIVPLGSLALVFLIGFGLLELVGVLMQPVMRPIWRTPGKSAIDAVASFVGSYSVGLLITDRMYQQGHYSVREAAIIATGFSTVSAPFMVIIAKTLGLMEQWNLYFWGAMLVTFAVTAVSARIYPLSRLPSTAQPEAQLQAGESRLGSAWRAGLQQAGNAPSLWSALRETFLDGLRMTAAILPSILAVGLLGLLAAQYTPLFDVIGLLLYPVIWLFDLAEPMQVARAISAGLAEMFLPAMLLKDADVLVKFVTAIVSVSSVLFLSASIPCVLATRIPLSLGQLLLIWLQRTLLSLLFAIPLGYLAQFLGWL from the coding sequence ATGTCTGAACAACTCACGGCGCTCGCCAGCGTGTCCAGGGGGCGTGCCCTGGCCCGGCTGCTCGGTTATAGCCTGATCGGCCTGCTGCTGTTCTTCGTCCCGTTCGACATCGGCGGGCGTTCGACCATCCTCATCGACCATGCCGCCAGTGCCCTGCAGCTGCATGCGCGGCCTCTGGTGATCGGCCTGGCGCTGCTGTTCATGTTCTACGGCGCGCTGGCGCCCTGGTTCGACGGCAGCTGGCGCCGCAGCCTGACCCACAAGGTATTCAGCGTGCTCAAGGTGTTCGGCCTGCTGATCGGTGTGGCTTATCTGTTGCAGCTGGGCCCGCAGGCCCTGTACCAGCCGGGCATGTTGCCGTTCCTGTTCGACAAGCTGGTGCTCAGCCTGGCGCTGATCGTGCCGCTGGGCTCGCTGGCGCTGGTGTTCCTGATCGGCTTCGGCCTGCTCGAACTGGTCGGCGTGCTGATGCAGCCGGTGATGCGGCCGATCTGGCGCACGCCGGGCAAGTCGGCCATCGACGCCGTGGCCAGCTTCGTCGGCAGCTACTCGGTGGGCCTGCTGATCACCGATCGCATGTACCAGCAGGGCCATTACAGCGTGCGCGAGGCGGCGATCATCGCCACCGGCTTCTCCACCGTGTCCGCGCCGTTCATGGTAATCATCGCCAAGACCCTGGGCCTGATGGAGCAGTGGAACCTGTACTTCTGGGGCGCGATGCTGGTGACCTTTGCCGTTACCGCCGTCAGTGCGCGCATCTACCCGCTGTCGCGGTTGCCCTCGACGGCTCAACCGGAAGCGCAGCTGCAAGCGGGCGAGAGCCGCCTCGGCAGCGCCTGGCGTGCCGGCCTGCAGCAGGCCGGCAACGCGCCGTCGCTGTGGTCGGCGCTACGCGAAACCTTCCTCGACGGCCTGCGCATGACCGCCGCGATCCTGCCGAGCATCCTCGCCGTGGGCCTGCTCGGGCTGCTGGCCGCCCAGTACACCCCGTTGTTCGATGTGATCGGTCTGCTGCTCTACCCGGTGATCTGGCTGTTCGACCTGGCTGAGCCGATGCAGGTGGCGCGCGCCATCTCCGCCGGGCTGGCCGAGATGTTCCTGCCGGCCATGTTGCTGAAAGACGCCGACGTGCTGGTCAAGTTCGTCACCGCCATCGTCTCGGTGAGCAGCGTGCTGTTTCTCTCCGCTTCCATTCCCTGCGTGCTGGCCACGCGGATTCCCCTGAGCCTGGGCCAGCTGTTGCTGATCTGGCTGCAGCGCACGCTGCTCAGCCTGCTGTTCGCCATCCCGCTGGGCTACCTCGCACAATTTCTGGGCTGGCTCTGA
- a CDS encoding sodium:solute symporter family protein: MLIWFVALYLLVTVGIGFYAATRVKNSRDFAAGGRSMGFPIVAAMVFATWFGSEAVLGIPATFIEEGFAGIIEDPFGSFGCLMLVGLIIARPLYRMNLLTIGDYFRKRFGPNVELIISLVIVASYLGWIAAQLTALGVVFNVISDGSISTTQGMFLGTFIVLLYTLFGGMWSVALTDFFQMIIIVVGLVYLTWLIGDMAGGADKVIAHAASEGKFTFIHGFEAKDIVAFIGAALTMMLGSIPQQDVYARVMSAKTENIAARASMFGAGFYLCFCMLPIFLAYAASMIDPAMVQRWLAEDAQMILPHLILEKTPLFAQIMFFGALLSAIMSTASGTLLAPSVTFTENVLKRFVPVMSDQQFLLAMRITIVVCAIATLSFALYSDASIYEMVGNAYKVTLVAAVVPLFAGLFWKRATTQGALFAIFFGLTSWIYLEYSLTDEAFWPPQLAGLLFSLAGMLIGTLLPQWSSNRSNTLVTQPE, from the coding sequence ATGCTGATCTGGTTCGTTGCGCTCTATCTGCTGGTCACCGTAGGCATCGGCTTTTACGCTGCCACCCGAGTGAAGAACTCCCGCGATTTCGCCGCCGGCGGTCGCAGCATGGGCTTCCCCATCGTCGCTGCCATGGTGTTCGCCACCTGGTTCGGCTCCGAGGCGGTGCTGGGTATTCCCGCTACCTTCATCGAAGAAGGCTTTGCCGGGATCATCGAAGACCCGTTCGGCTCCTTCGGCTGCCTGATGCTGGTCGGCCTGATCATTGCCCGCCCGCTGTACCGGATGAACCTGCTGACTATCGGCGACTACTTCCGCAAGCGCTTCGGGCCGAATGTCGAGTTGATCATCAGCCTGGTCATCGTGGCTTCCTACTTGGGCTGGATCGCCGCGCAGCTGACCGCGCTGGGCGTGGTGTTCAACGTGATCTCCGACGGCTCCATCAGCACCACCCAGGGCATGTTCCTCGGCACCTTCATCGTGCTGCTGTACACCCTGTTCGGCGGCATGTGGTCGGTGGCCCTGACCGACTTCTTCCAGATGATCATCATCGTCGTCGGCCTGGTCTACCTGACCTGGCTGATCGGTGACATGGCCGGCGGTGCCGACAAGGTGATCGCCCACGCAGCCAGCGAAGGCAAGTTCACCTTCATCCACGGCTTCGAGGCCAAGGACATCGTCGCCTTTATCGGTGCGGCGCTGACCATGATGCTCGGCTCGATCCCGCAGCAGGACGTGTATGCCCGTGTGATGTCGGCCAAGACCGAGAACATCGCCGCGCGCGCCTCGATGTTCGGCGCCGGCTTCTACCTGTGCTTCTGCATGCTGCCGATCTTCCTGGCCTACGCCGCCTCGATGATCGACCCGGCGATGGTGCAGCGCTGGCTGGCCGAAGACGCGCAGATGATCCTGCCGCACCTGATCCTGGAGAAGACTCCGCTATTCGCCCAGATCATGTTCTTCGGTGCGCTGCTCTCGGCGATCATGTCCACCGCCTCGGGCACTCTGCTGGCACCGTCGGTGACCTTCACCGAGAACGTGCTCAAGCGCTTCGTGCCGGTGATGAGCGACCAGCAGTTCCTGCTGGCCATGCGCATCACCATCGTGGTCTGCGCCATCGCCACCCTGAGCTTCGCCCTGTACTCCGACGCGAGCATCTATGAGATGGTCGGCAACGCCTACAAGGTGACCCTGGTTGCCGCCGTGGTGCCGCTGTTCGCTGGCCTGTTCTGGAAGCGCGCGACTACCCAGGGCGCGCTGTTCGCCATCTTCTTTGGCCTGACTTCGTGGATTTACCTGGAGTACAGCCTGACCGACGAGGCCTTCTGGCCGCCGCAACTGGCTGGCCTGCTGTTCAGCCTGGCGGGCATGCTGATCGGTACGTTGCTGCCGCAGTGGAGCAGCAACCGCAGCAATACCCTGGTGACTCAGCCGGAATAA
- the fdhD gene encoding formate dehydrogenase accessory sulfurtransferase FdhD, translating into MPRRAACPTPAIAPSDLHASVSGYAYAELQGTPTLGQTSLAGEAALAISYNGISQAVMMVSPGELEDFVHGFSLGAGLIDSIDDIYDIQLSGTGAALRAEVQISSRAFWALKQQRRQLAGTSGCGLCGVEALEQALPPLPVLPASPLPPAAHLYELRQRIAAVQHQARSSGALHAALFVDSDGAIRLCREDIGRHNALDKLIGALKREGLDGSRGIAVVTSRCSLELLHKAVRAGIGSLVSLSAPTALTVDWARRQQLNLIHLPHHSAPRVYSPAPVIEEVPA; encoded by the coding sequence ATGCCACGTCGCGCCGCTTGCCCAACCCCAGCCATCGCCCCCAGTGACCTGCACGCCAGCGTTTCCGGCTATGCCTATGCCGAGCTGCAAGGCACGCCAACCTTGGGCCAGACCAGCCTGGCCGGGGAAGCGGCGCTGGCTATCAGCTACAACGGCATCAGCCAGGCGGTGATGATGGTTTCGCCCGGCGAGCTGGAGGACTTCGTCCACGGCTTCAGCCTCGGTGCCGGCCTGATCGACTCCATCGACGATATTTATGACATCCAGCTGAGTGGCACCGGCGCCGCCCTGCGCGCCGAGGTGCAGATCAGCAGTCGCGCCTTCTGGGCGCTCAAGCAGCAGCGCCGCCAGCTGGCCGGCACCAGCGGTTGCGGCCTGTGCGGGGTCGAGGCCCTGGAACAGGCACTGCCGCCACTACCCGTGCTGCCTGCCAGCCCCTTGCCGCCTGCCGCTCATCTCTATGAGCTGCGCCAGCGCATCGCCGCCGTACAGCACCAGGCCCGCTCAAGCGGCGCCCTGCATGCCGCGCTGTTTGTCGATAGCGACGGAGCGATCCGCCTGTGCCGCGAGGACATCGGCCGGCACAACGCCCTGGACAAGCTAATCGGCGCACTCAAGCGCGAAGGCCTGGACGGCAGCCGCGGTATTGCCGTGGTCACCAGCCGCTGCAGCCTGGAGCTGCTGCACAAGGCCGTGCGCGCCGGCATCGGCAGCCTGGTCAGCCTGTCGGCACCGACCGCGCTGACCGTGGACTGGGCACGCCGCCAGCAGCTCAACCTGATCCACCTGCCGCATCACAGCGCACCACGGGTCTACAGCCCGGCCCCGGTAATAGAGGAAGTACCCGCATGA
- the hutI gene encoding imidazolonepropionase, producing MSLSPQPRRLWRDVILFDGLQVQPTPMTVLVEGGQVAGLWPQGAFDERLAVGASESGRGGVMTPGLVDCHTHLVYAGNRAAEFEQRLEGVSYSEIAQAGGGILSTVRATRAASEEQLIVASLPRLDALLADGVTTLEIKSGYGLTVADELKMLRVARRLGELRPVRVLTTLLGAHALPPEYAGRADDYISLVCEEMIPAAAAEGLADAVDVFCEGIAFSPAQCERVFQAAQRHGLAIKAHAEQLSNLGGSALAARYGALSADHIEYLDEAGVQALAAAGTVAVLLPGAFHCLRETQLPPIDLLRQYGVPMALASDANPGTSPICMPTLMANLACSLFRLTPREALAGMTAHAARALGRPDLGRIEVGAPADLCLWDVQQPAELAYAVQPGRLRQRIFNGAISYRKEATSHAR from the coding sequence ATGTCCCTGTCTCCCCAGCCGCGCCGGCTCTGGCGCGACGTCATTCTGTTCGATGGCCTCCAGGTGCAGCCGACGCCGATGACCGTGCTGGTCGAGGGCGGCCAGGTCGCCGGCCTGTGGCCGCAGGGCGCGTTCGATGAACGTCTTGCCGTAGGCGCCAGCGAGTCCGGCCGTGGCGGGGTGATGACGCCCGGTCTGGTCGATTGCCATACGCATCTGGTTTACGCCGGCAACCGCGCCGCCGAATTCGAGCAGCGCCTGGAGGGCGTCAGCTATAGCGAAATCGCCCAGGCCGGCGGCGGCATCCTCAGCACCGTGCGCGCCACTCGCGCCGCCAGCGAGGAGCAGCTGATCGTCGCCAGCCTGCCGCGCCTGGATGCGCTGCTGGCCGATGGCGTGACCACGCTCGAGATCAAGTCCGGTTACGGCCTGACCGTCGCCGACGAGCTGAAGATGCTGCGCGTGGCCCGTCGTTTGGGCGAGCTGCGCCCGGTGCGGGTGCTGACCACCTTGCTCGGCGCGCATGCCCTGCCGCCGGAATATGCCGGCCGCGCCGACGACTACATCAGCCTGGTCTGCGAAGAGATGATCCCGGCAGCCGCGGCCGAAGGGCTGGCCGATGCGGTGGACGTGTTCTGCGAAGGCATCGCCTTCAGCCCGGCGCAGTGCGAGCGGGTGTTCCAGGCCGCGCAACGCCATGGCCTGGCGATCAAGGCACATGCCGAGCAGCTGTCCAACCTCGGTGGCAGCGCCCTGGCCGCCCGCTACGGCGCGCTGTCTGCCGACCATATCGAATACCTCGACGAAGCCGGCGTGCAGGCCCTGGCCGCTGCCGGCACTGTCGCCGTGCTGCTGCCCGGTGCCTTTCATTGCCTGCGCGAGACCCAGTTGCCGCCCATCGATTTGCTGCGCCAGTACGGCGTACCGATGGCGCTGGCCAGCGACGCCAACCCCGGCACCTCGCCCATCTGCATGCCCACGCTGATGGCCAACCTGGCCTGCAGCCTGTTCCGTTTGACCCCGCGCGAAGCCTTGGCCGGTATGACCGCCCATGCCGCCCGCGCACTCGGCCGCCCTGACCTGGGGCGGATCGAGGTTGGGGCTCCCGCCGATCTGTGCCTGTGGGATGTGCAGCAACCCGCCGAGCTGGCCTATGCGGTCCAGCCGGGCCGGTTGCGTCAGCGCATCTTCAACGGCGCCATCAGTTACCGCAAAGAGGCCACCAGCCATGCACGCTGA
- the hutG gene encoding formimidoylglutamase → MHADRHSMQLWQGRIDPEADSPRWHQRIQPLSADSQPGVALLGFASDEGVRRNHGRVGAVNGPLAIRKALANLAWHRQGAAYDAGDVLCADGDLESAQARLGHNVCALLDAGHLPIVLGGGHEVAFGSWQGIAEHLAGCSSQIAAPRMDAPRIGIINFDAHFDLRDPAHARSSGTPFAQIAEQCAARGWPFAYACLGVSRASNTRALFQRAAELDVLVREDREIREASLDVIAQQLQAFIAGCDAIYLTIDIDVLPACEAPGVSAPAARGVPLALLEPLLESVRDSGKLRLADLAELNPEHDIDSRTAKVAARLIHLLTLTG, encoded by the coding sequence ATGCACGCTGATCGTCATTCCATGCAGCTGTGGCAGGGCCGTATCGACCCGGAAGCCGACAGCCCGCGCTGGCACCAGCGCATTCAGCCACTGAGCGCGGACAGTCAGCCCGGCGTGGCCCTGCTCGGTTTCGCCAGCGACGAAGGGGTGCGCCGCAACCATGGCCGCGTTGGCGCGGTAAATGGTCCGCTGGCCATCCGCAAGGCCCTGGCCAATCTGGCCTGGCATCGCCAGGGTGCGGCCTATGACGCCGGCGATGTGCTCTGTGCCGATGGCGATCTGGAAAGCGCCCAGGCCCGTCTCGGTCACAACGTCTGCGCGCTGCTGGATGCCGGGCATTTGCCCATCGTGCTCGGCGGCGGCCATGAAGTGGCTTTCGGCAGCTGGCAGGGCATCGCCGAGCATCTGGCGGGCTGCTCTTCACAAATAGCCGCGCCGCGTATGGACGCCCCGCGTATCGGCATTATCAATTTCGATGCGCACTTCGACCTGCGCGACCCGGCCCACGCCCGCTCTTCCGGCACGCCCTTCGCGCAGATCGCCGAGCAGTGCGCCGCGCGCGGCTGGCCGTTCGCCTACGCCTGCCTCGGTGTCAGCCGCGCCAGCAACACCCGCGCCCTGTTCCAGCGCGCCGCCGAACTGGACGTGCTGGTGCGCGAGGACCGCGAAATCCGCGAAGCCAGCCTGGACGTCATTGCCCAGCAACTGCAGGCCTTTATCGCCGGCTGCGACGCCATCTACCTGACCATCGATATCGACGTATTGCCCGCCTGCGAAGCCCCCGGCGTCAGCGCCCCGGCGGCGCGTGGGGTGCCGCTGGCGCTGCTCGAACCGCTGCTGGAAAGCGTGCGCGACAGCGGCAAGCTGCGCCTGGCCGACCTGGCCGAACTCAACCCCGAACACGACATCGACAGCCGCACCGCCAAGGTCGCGGCGCGGCTGATCCACCTGTTGACCCTGACCGGCTAA
- a CDS encoding HutD family protein has product MPIQRLDRRQARQMPWKNGGGSTYELAISPARASLEDFAWRISCAQVASGGPFSHFAGVDRSLALLEGAGLDLQLNGQPRQLRPGDPPLTFAGEDTVSAELLDGPVGDFNLMTRRSLWRHQLQRLQLDDVQRLNNDADLLLLYCQRGGLAVQLPDASVQTLSEGQGLLLEDERGPLTLSGAAGTQLYIAHLYRQA; this is encoded by the coding sequence ATGCCGATTCAGCGACTCGACCGCCGCCAGGCGCGCCAGATGCCCTGGAAGAATGGCGGCGGCAGCACCTACGAACTGGCGATCAGCCCGGCGCGAGCCAGCCTGGAGGATTTCGCCTGGCGCATCAGTTGCGCCCAGGTGGCCAGCGGCGGGCCGTTCTCCCACTTTGCCGGGGTCGACCGCAGCCTGGCGCTGCTCGAAGGTGCCGGCCTGGATCTGCAGCTAAACGGTCAACCCAGGCAACTACGCCCCGGCGATCCACCGCTGACGTTCGCCGGCGAGGACACGGTCAGCGCCGAGCTGCTGGACGGCCCGGTCGGCGACTTCAACCTGATGACCCGGCGCAGCCTCTGGCGCCACCAGCTGCAGCGGCTGCAGCTGGACGACGTACAGAGGCTGAACAATGACGCCGACCTTCTGCTGCTCTATTGCCAGCGGGGCGGACTCGCCGTGCAACTGCCAGACGCCAGCGTGCAAACACTGAGCGAGGGCCAGGGTCTGCTGCTGGAAGACGAGCGCGGGCCCCTGACACTGAGCGGCGCCGCCGGCACGCAACTCTATATCGCCCATCTCTATCGCCAAGCCTGA